The following proteins are co-located in the Methyloterricola oryzae genome:
- a CDS encoding SLC13 family permease, with protein sequence MTGHAWLTIGVISGCLMFLLVSAAAPELILFGTVVVLLIAGVLTPEQALGGFSNEGMITVALMYVVVSGIRETGGVDLLVQHVLGRPKTVRGALARLTIPVAAVSGFMNNTPLVAIFLPAVLTWAKRLQISPSKLLIPLSYSAVIGGTITLIGTSTNLIVNGLLVQAHRPALGLFDIAWVGIPCSLVGIAYMLAFAPRFLPERLPASAVFENPKEYTTEMVVEEGGPLVGKSVEEAGLRHLQGLYLVEIERGDEILPAVGPYERLNAGDRLVFAGVSDSVVELQRIRGLRPAGEHAFSLADRKHRERVLVEAVVSPQCSLVGRTIKQGRFRMVYGGSVIAVARNGQRLPGKIGEISLEPSDTLLLDVRPPFLERHRNSNDFLLISQVSDYLPVRHDRAWLAWLILGAVVMSATFEWLSMLKAALLGASAMLLSGCCSVLAARRSIDGQVLLAIAASFALGKALEITGAAGGIAQGFLGLAGDNPWLVLAYFYFLTVVLTELLSNNSVAVLMFPLALALSTRLGVSEWPFVIAVMIAASMGFSTPIGYQTNLMVYGPGGYRFGDFVRFGVPLNLIMGVVSVSVIPVIWPFHP encoded by the coding sequence ATGACAGGCCACGCATGGCTCACAATAGGCGTCATTTCCGGCTGCCTGATGTTTCTGTTGGTCAGCGCCGCCGCGCCGGAGCTGATCTTGTTCGGCACCGTGGTCGTGCTCCTGATAGCCGGCGTACTGACGCCGGAACAGGCTCTGGGCGGTTTTTCCAACGAAGGCATGATCACCGTGGCGCTGATGTACGTTGTTGTCAGCGGCATCCGCGAGACCGGCGGCGTGGATCTGCTGGTTCAGCACGTGTTGGGCCGGCCCAAAACCGTGCGCGGAGCCCTGGCGCGGCTGACCATTCCGGTGGCGGCTGTCAGCGGCTTTATGAACAACACGCCGCTCGTCGCCATTTTCCTGCCGGCGGTGCTGACCTGGGCCAAGCGCCTGCAGATCTCCCCCTCCAAACTGCTGATCCCCTTGAGCTATAGCGCCGTGATCGGCGGCACCATAACCCTAATCGGCACCAGCACCAACCTGATCGTGAATGGCCTGTTGGTCCAGGCGCACCGGCCCGCCCTGGGCCTGTTCGATATCGCATGGGTCGGCATCCCCTGCAGCCTGGTGGGTATCGCCTACATGCTGGCCTTCGCCCCTCGGTTCCTGCCGGAGCGCCTGCCCGCCAGCGCCGTGTTCGAGAATCCCAAGGAATACACCACCGAGATGGTGGTGGAAGAGGGCGGACCGCTGGTGGGCAAGAGCGTGGAGGAGGCCGGGCTGCGCCATCTGCAAGGCCTCTATCTGGTGGAAATCGAACGCGGCGACGAGATTCTGCCCGCCGTCGGACCCTACGAACGGTTGAATGCCGGTGACCGCCTGGTATTCGCCGGTGTGAGCGATTCCGTGGTGGAACTGCAGCGCATCCGCGGGTTGCGTCCCGCCGGCGAACACGCCTTCAGCTTGGCGGACCGCAAGCACCGGGAACGCGTGCTGGTGGAAGCGGTCGTCTCGCCCCAATGCTCACTGGTGGGGAGAACCATCAAGCAGGGACGTTTCCGCATGGTCTATGGCGGCTCGGTGATCGCCGTGGCGCGCAACGGCCAGCGCCTGCCGGGGAAAATCGGCGAGATATCCCTGGAGCCCTCCGATACTCTGCTGCTGGACGTGCGCCCCCCGTTTCTGGAGCGACACCGGAATTCCAACGACTTCCTGTTGATCAGCCAGGTGTCCGATTACCTGCCCGTGCGGCATGACCGCGCCTGGCTGGCCTGGCTGATCCTGGGTGCGGTGGTGATGAGTGCAACCTTCGAGTGGCTGAGCATGCTCAAGGCCGCGCTGCTGGGTGCTTCGGCCATGCTTTTGAGCGGTTGCTGTTCCGTCCTTGCGGCGCGAAGAAGCATCGACGGACAAGTGCTACTGGCCATCGCCGCCTCTTTCGCGCTGGGCAAGGCCCTGGAGATCACGGGCGCGGCCGGCGGCATCGCCCAGGGCTTCCTGGGCCTGGCCGGCGACAACCCCTGGCTGGTGCTGGCCTATTTCTATTTCTTGACGGTGGTTCTGACGGAACTCTTGAGCAACAACTCGGTGGCGGTACTAATGTTCCCTCTGGCCCTCGCCCTATCGACGCGTTTGGGCGTCAGCGAATGGCCTTTCGTCATCGCCGTGATGATCGCGGCTTCCATGGGGTTTTCCACGCCCATCGGCTATCAGACCAACCTCATGGTCTATGGTCCGGGCGGTTACCGCTTCGGCGATTTCGTCCGTTTCGGCGTGCCACTGAATCTGATCATGGGCGTCGTCTCAGTGAGCGTCATACCCGTCATCTGGCCTTTTCACCCCTGA
- a CDS encoding class I adenylate cyclase codes for MSSKGLQPITFRPLGEEIDKKDLLAVIRRFQNLHQIQLRRIQASLSVRQRTFLDLLPLLFHTNHPLLPGFVTTETPAGIPDFKPGRAALQAAAQLSKSFDYKKHAFYDQPIHAIFLMGSVGSIAYSAKKSDLDIWLCHEPGLEAEPLSELRQKAAAIEAWAATLGLEAHIFFINPDEFRSGQGEPISTESCGSIQHHLLLEEFYRTSVHIAGRVPGWWLVPPDQEDLYTAYLEHLRHRRFINFQDIVDLGGLEQISPEEFLGGTLWHLYKAISSPHKSLLKLLLMESYASEFPRPDWLCTRLKASVHAGVLDIHALDSYILMYRKVEDYLQAHGETERLTLARQCFYLKINEVMSQPSAASAEKLERRDILRAMLSEWGWGPQQVHELDSRRRWRIRQALEEQQRISHELMSSYQAIDRFAQEHPIAKGPGSQELVLLGRRLRAALERKPGKVEILSNDGYEKLESEDLSVHEVRLADGELGWAVYSGTVKSTDRDKPDPLKAAHSLLEIMAWLVVNHFQPRSGSVTLETAGSCMSVRDFKSHMDTLSAFLCKFQQAREDLSAFDSPSKVLSSAVFINIGHDPDPDHKDGLQLTSNRFDALSFGATRSNLIHTVDCISLTSWQEIRVSRYRNLDGFFTCLCEALSPFPQPPQAPPFECASFGSVRSRSIALRVQEVYLQLHAVFKASSRARYVIRGGTSLFLFEERSGQLNFRPLADESQLLGELATPRLEYGPVVFDHAALEGSPLPQMFAQSSEGVIQIYALPLAQSTEIYVLDEKGSLFHRTHPRSGPLHLLGVYALYIAAVRHHFPTPVRGIQYFRLDANGRGDFVLSQLDYKPTAAARKLNLRIIGRQRDDGRTSYTLQCDHREFSSEDDGLGELAGHLADLRKEGEAHPLYISEIDVPPSALGEKTAERLQTWHFLNFKREIEERIGA; via the coding sequence GTGAGCAGCAAGGGGCTACAACCCATCACGTTCCGCCCGCTGGGCGAGGAAATTGACAAGAAGGATCTCCTCGCCGTCATCCGGCGCTTCCAGAACCTTCATCAAATCCAACTGCGGCGTATTCAGGCCTCCCTCTCGGTCAGGCAAAGGACTTTCCTGGACCTGCTGCCTCTCTTGTTCCACACCAACCATCCGCTGCTGCCCGGGTTCGTCACCACGGAGACGCCGGCGGGCATTCCGGACTTCAAACCGGGCAGGGCCGCCCTGCAGGCCGCCGCCCAGCTTTCCAAGAGTTTCGATTACAAGAAGCACGCATTCTACGACCAACCGATTCACGCCATTTTCCTCATGGGCAGCGTGGGCAGCATCGCCTATTCGGCGAAGAAGAGCGACCTGGATATCTGGCTATGCCATGAACCAGGGCTGGAAGCCGAACCGCTATCGGAACTCAGGCAGAAGGCCGCCGCCATCGAAGCCTGGGCGGCCACCCTGGGGCTGGAGGCCCATATTTTCTTCATCAATCCCGATGAATTCCGTTCCGGGCAGGGCGAACCCATCTCCACCGAGAGCTGCGGCAGCATCCAGCACCACCTGTTACTGGAGGAGTTCTACCGCACCAGCGTGCACATCGCCGGCCGCGTCCCCGGCTGGTGGCTGGTCCCGCCAGATCAGGAAGATCTGTACACCGCCTATCTGGAACACCTGCGCCATAGACGCTTCATCAATTTCCAGGATATCGTCGACCTGGGCGGCCTGGAGCAGATTTCCCCGGAAGAGTTCCTGGGCGGCACCCTCTGGCATCTGTACAAGGCCATCAGCTCACCGCACAAGTCGCTGCTCAAGTTGCTGCTGATGGAAAGCTACGCCAGCGAGTTTCCCCGGCCTGACTGGCTCTGCACACGCCTGAAGGCGTCGGTGCATGCCGGTGTTCTCGACATCCATGCGCTGGACTCGTATATCCTGATGTACCGCAAGGTGGAAGACTATCTGCAGGCGCACGGCGAGACCGAGCGCCTGACGCTGGCACGCCAGTGCTTCTACCTCAAGATCAACGAGGTCATGAGCCAGCCCTCCGCCGCAAGCGCCGAAAAGCTGGAAAGGCGCGATATCCTTCGGGCCATGCTGAGCGAATGGGGTTGGGGGCCGCAGCAGGTCCACGAACTGGACAGCCGGCGGCGCTGGCGCATCCGACAGGCCCTTGAGGAACAGCAACGCATCAGCCATGAACTGATGTCGAGCTATCAGGCCATCGACCGCTTTGCCCAGGAGCACCCCATCGCGAAAGGGCCAGGATCTCAGGAACTGGTGCTGCTCGGCCGCCGATTGCGCGCTGCCCTCGAGCGCAAACCGGGCAAAGTCGAGATCCTCAGCAACGACGGCTACGAAAAACTGGAAAGCGAGGACCTCAGCGTGCACGAGGTCCGCCTGGCTGATGGTGAATTGGGCTGGGCCGTCTACAGCGGCACGGTGAAGTCCACGGACCGGGACAAGCCAGACCCCTTGAAAGCGGCCCATAGTCTGCTCGAGATCATGGCCTGGCTGGTGGTGAACCATTTCCAGCCCCGGTCCGGCAGCGTGACCCTGGAGACCGCCGGCAGTTGCATGAGCGTGCGCGACTTCAAGAGTCACATGGATACCTTGAGTGCGTTTCTCTGCAAGTTTCAGCAAGCCCGCGAGGACCTGAGCGCCTTCGACTCACCTTCAAAGGTGCTGTCCAGCGCGGTCTTCATCAATATCGGGCACGATCCGGACCCAGACCATAAGGATGGACTGCAACTGACCAGCAACCGCTTCGATGCGCTGAGCTTCGGCGCGACACGGAGCAATCTAATCCATACCGTGGATTGCATCAGCCTCACCAGTTGGCAGGAGATCCGCGTCTCGCGCTACCGAAACCTGGACGGCTTCTTCACGTGTCTGTGCGAGGCGCTCTCGCCGTTTCCGCAACCGCCGCAAGCCCCGCCGTTTGAATGCGCCAGCTTCGGTTCCGTGCGCTCGCGCAGCATCGCCCTGCGGGTGCAGGAGGTCTATCTGCAACTGCATGCCGTATTCAAGGCATCGTCCCGCGCGCGCTACGTCATCCGGGGCGGCACCTCCCTGTTCCTGTTCGAAGAGCGCTCTGGCCAACTGAATTTCCGGCCCCTGGCGGACGAATCGCAATTGCTAGGCGAGCTGGCGACCCCAAGGCTCGAATACGGGCCGGTGGTGTTCGACCACGCGGCACTGGAGGGCTCGCCCTTACCGCAGATGTTCGCCCAGTCGAGCGAGGGTGTGATCCAGATCTATGCTCTGCCGCTGGCTCAATCCACCGAAATCTACGTGCTGGACGAAAAGGGCAGCCTTTTTCACCGGACCCATCCACGGTCCGGGCCTTTGCACCTGCTCGGGGTCTATGCCTTGTATATCGCCGCTGTCAGGCACCATTTCCCCACACCGGTACGCGGCATTCAGTACTTTCGGCTGGACGCCAATGGCCGTGGCGACTTCGTGCTGAGTCAGCTGGATTACAAGCCCACTGCCGCTGCAAGGAAGCTTAACCTCCGGATCATTGGTCGCCAGCGCGACGACGGTCGTACCAGCTACACCTTGCAGTGCGACCATCGGGAATTTTCGTCGGAAGACGATGGGCTCGGGGAGCTTGCAGGGCACCTGGCGGATCTGCGAAAGGAAGGCGAAGCGCACCCGCTGTATATCAGCGAAATCGACGTGCCACCGAGCGCGCTGGGCGAAAAAACGGCCGAACGGCTGCAAACCTGGCACTTCCTCAATTTCAAGCGGGAGATCGAGGAACGCATCGGTGCCTGA
- a CDS encoding DUF1631 domain-containing protein encodes MTDQDSYTQHERPGTLVRYLDVLHECQSFMVEKFTELFREMFSSMDDFMLGLAENAETNAVRNHCFEVMHEFLLRQTDIQRTFTNEINRGFVNFSQGKVEPLRSVVRATNVDQLSLIEKDDYEISLAYANILHRANNEYSAHLFALNHRLAVVNGGVKLGEYNPALPGSPAQVCDALQTALEIIDIPISHKIRVALVSEFDQRVLHQAGALYDAFNDRLIKAGVLPNLSLEAIGYKPGGGSAEGQAAQEGRAEEPVQPQEAARPEENESSLDREIFHSIQEILARRHMHPAQFGGTMATAAQTNLPDLLASLNTLQVNVPPISRQQMAHLPLDAVKAAFAEQVARLGELVKEQQINSADADIIDLVGMLFEFILNDNTLPDSVKALLSHLHTPILKVALLDKKFFFRSKHPARRLLNTMTQAGALCNADEADEQGIFAKMQSIVDEIVHNFEDNTEIFTLLLEDFSEFLEGFSRKSKVVEKRVVETAKGRERLREARQAVSQEIVDRTWNRSLPKAVEELLLGPWANLMVLTNLRSGPDSEEWKQALGLVDDVLWSVEPKRSESERQQLKERQQKIDEAIRKGLAVIGDPEVNTNALLADLAACQRAAMEMPDESVAPAAPKERKKVPPPPPKPIWEDVEVETPEAREHPFLRDADPVLLAIVDELKALKLGASFEFTDKDKNQKLRAKLSWYSPKTSYYIFVNQAGIQVAVKSLRTLAMEIRRGETTIVPQARKPLMDRALETIYTLLHSPDESDLGAQDARLSVRP; translated from the coding sequence ATGACAGATCAAGATTCCTATACTCAGCACGAACGCCCGGGCACCCTGGTGCGCTATCTGGACGTGCTGCATGAGTGCCAGTCGTTCATGGTGGAGAAGTTTACCGAACTGTTCCGGGAAATGTTCTCCAGCATGGATGACTTCATGCTCGGGCTCGCGGAGAACGCCGAGACCAATGCCGTGCGCAACCACTGCTTCGAGGTGATGCACGAGTTCCTGTTGCGGCAAACGGACATCCAGCGCACCTTCACCAACGAGATCAACCGCGGCTTCGTCAACTTCTCCCAAGGCAAGGTAGAACCCCTGCGCAGCGTGGTGCGGGCCACCAATGTGGATCAACTCAGCCTGATCGAGAAGGACGATTACGAGATATCCCTGGCTTACGCCAACATCCTGCACCGGGCCAACAACGAGTATTCGGCGCATCTGTTCGCCCTGAATCACCGACTGGCGGTGGTCAACGGCGGGGTCAAGCTGGGCGAATACAACCCGGCGCTGCCAGGTTCGCCAGCCCAGGTATGCGACGCCTTGCAGACCGCGCTGGAGATCATAGACATCCCCATCAGCCACAAGATCCGCGTCGCCCTGGTGTCGGAATTCGACCAACGCGTATTGCACCAGGCCGGCGCTCTCTACGACGCCTTCAATGATCGCCTCATCAAGGCCGGCGTGTTGCCCAACCTGTCCCTGGAGGCCATTGGTTACAAACCCGGCGGAGGATCGGCCGAGGGCCAGGCGGCGCAGGAGGGTCGCGCCGAGGAACCGGTGCAGCCGCAGGAGGCGGCCCGCCCCGAGGAAAACGAATCCAGTCTGGACCGCGAGATATTCCACAGCATCCAGGAGATCCTGGCCCGCCGCCATATGCATCCTGCCCAGTTCGGCGGGACCATGGCCACGGCCGCCCAAACCAACCTGCCGGACCTGCTGGCATCCCTCAACACCCTGCAGGTCAATGTCCCGCCCATCAGCAGGCAACAGATGGCGCACCTGCCCCTGGACGCCGTCAAGGCGGCATTCGCGGAACAGGTGGCGCGGCTGGGCGAGCTGGTCAAGGAGCAGCAAATCAACTCCGCGGACGCCGACATCATCGATCTGGTCGGCATGCTGTTCGAGTTCATCCTCAACGACAACACCCTGCCGGACTCCGTCAAGGCGCTGCTCAGCCACCTGCACACCCCCATCCTCAAGGTCGCCCTGCTCGACAAGAAGTTTTTCTTCCGCAGCAAACATCCGGCGCGCCGCCTGCTCAATACCATGACCCAGGCCGGCGCCCTGTGCAATGCGGACGAGGCCGACGAGCAGGGCATCTTCGCGAAGATGCAGTCCATCGTCGATGAGATCGTGCACAACTTCGAGGACAACACCGAAATCTTCACGCTGCTGCTGGAAGACTTCAGTGAGTTCCTCGAAGGTTTCAGTCGCAAGTCCAAGGTGGTGGAAAAGCGCGTGGTGGAGACCGCCAAGGGCCGCGAAAGGCTGCGCGAGGCACGCCAGGCCGTCTCCCAGGAAATCGTCGACCGCACCTGGAACCGCAGCCTGCCCAAGGCCGTGGAGGAATTGCTGCTGGGACCCTGGGCCAACCTCATGGTGCTGACCAATCTCCGCAGCGGTCCCGACAGCGAGGAGTGGAAGCAGGCCCTCGGCCTGGTGGACGACGTGCTGTGGAGCGTCGAGCCCAAGCGCAGCGAGTCGGAACGCCAGCAGCTCAAGGAGCGCCAGCAGAAGATCGACGAAGCCATCCGCAAGGGCCTGGCCGTGATCGGCGACCCCGAGGTCAACACCAACGCACTGCTCGCCGACTTGGCCGCCTGCCAGCGCGCCGCCATGGAGATGCCGGACGAATCCGTCGCCCCCGCCGCGCCAAAGGAACGCAAGAAGGTACCGCCACCGCCGCCCAAGCCCATCTGGGAGGACGTGGAAGTGGAAACGCCGGAAGCGCGCGAACATCCCTTCCTACGCGATGCGGACCCCGTATTGCTGGCTATCGTCGACGAACTAAAGGCCCTCAAGCTGGGCGCTTCCTTCGAGTTCACCGACAAGGACAAGAACCAGAAGCTGCGGGCTAAGCTGTCCTGGTACAGCCCAAAGACGTCCTATTACATATTCGTCAACCAGGCAGGAATCCAGGTGGCGGTAAAATCGCTGCGAACCTTGGCCATGGAGATCCGCCGCGGCGAGACCACGATCGTCCCTCAAGCGCGGAAGCCCTTGATGGACAGAGCGCTGGAAACCATCTATACCTTGTTGCATTCCCCGGACGAATCGGACCTGGGGGCGCAGGACGCCAGGCTTTCCGTGAGACCTTAG
- a CDS encoding SURF1 family protein yields MIPLFLSLGAWQLRRAEEKIALMELRRVHEQDPPMRLTGAQGDAEPLRYRRVQVEGDYDPAHQFLLDNQLQENRVGYHVLTPLQIRGAGVAVLVNRGWVPQGASRAELPDLALSQQAPHVSGRVEKFPSVGFKLEGAEIPAPGWPSLVQVADAEQLSRRLGYRVLPYQVLLDSDQRDGYVRDWHPASLDPGKNRGYALQWFSFAALVAALYVWYGFKPRPVAGA; encoded by the coding sequence TTGATCCCCCTGTTTTTGTCGCTGGGCGCCTGGCAGCTCCGGCGGGCGGAGGAGAAGATCGCCTTGATGGAGTTGCGCCGTGTGCACGAGCAGGACCCGCCCATGCGCCTGACAGGGGCGCAGGGGGACGCGGAGCCGCTGCGTTACCGCCGTGTGCAGGTCGAGGGTGATTACGACCCGGCCCACCAGTTCCTCCTGGACAACCAGCTGCAGGAAAACCGGGTGGGCTATCACGTATTGACGCCCCTGCAGATCAGAGGCGCCGGTGTGGCGGTTCTGGTCAACCGCGGCTGGGTGCCGCAGGGGGCGAGCCGTGCCGAATTGCCGGACCTTGCTCTGTCGCAGCAGGCGCCACACGTCAGTGGCCGGGTGGAGAAATTTCCATCGGTCGGGTTCAAGCTCGAGGGCGCGGAAATCCCAGCGCCAGGCTGGCCGTCGCTGGTTCAGGTGGCCGACGCGGAGCAACTTTCACGCCGGCTTGGTTATCGTGTGCTGCCGTATCAGGTATTATTGGACTCCGATCAGCGCGATGGATACGTTCGAGACTGGCATCCCGCCAGCCTGGACCCCGGCAAGAACCGGGGCTACGCGCTGCAATGGTTTTCCTTTGCCGCCCTGGTGGCGGCTTTATACGTCTGGTATGGGTTCAAGCCAAGGCCTGTGGCCGGGGCTTGA
- a CDS encoding GGDEF domain-containing protein — MSEPDPSLAALALSQAPVGVMLIQGPRIAWANEALAQALMTTAAAMTGLEVEAARRNGLSVLFDDKSPEIEIKLPDGSVRHWQRLRQPLPAGAEAHFFIDVTRQFELAEELRQMQEQLKVLDTRDGETGLMSSNAILQALDAQITRSRRYGNPLSAIRLNLTPPASQAAQHTALRTISQEFKMQLRWADQIGRLDDDNFLLVLPETPLKDAESLAQKLGHDRIALTSRAEGWSVTFTCAEWRKGDDTRKLLKRLQEAVTATDS; from the coding sequence ATGTCCGAACCCGATCCAAGTCTTGCGGCCCTGGCGCTAAGCCAGGCCCCCGTCGGCGTCATGCTGATACAGGGACCGCGCATCGCCTGGGCAAACGAAGCGTTGGCGCAGGCACTTATGACTACCGCAGCCGCCATGACCGGCCTGGAAGTGGAGGCCGCCCGCCGCAATGGCCTCAGCGTTCTGTTCGACGACAAATCCCCGGAAATAGAGATCAAGCTGCCCGACGGTTCCGTGCGGCACTGGCAGCGCTTGCGCCAGCCCTTGCCCGCAGGCGCCGAGGCACATTTCTTCATCGATGTGACCCGCCAGTTCGAGTTGGCGGAGGAATTGCGACAGATGCAGGAGCAACTCAAGGTGCTGGACACCCGCGACGGCGAAACCGGCCTGATGAGCAGCAACGCCATCCTGCAGGCACTGGATGCGCAGATCACCCGCAGCCGCCGCTACGGCAACCCGCTGTCCGCCATTCGACTGAACCTGACACCGCCCGCATCCCAGGCCGCACAGCACACTGCCCTGCGCACCATCAGCCAGGAATTCAAGATGCAGCTGCGCTGGGCAGACCAGATCGGACGCCTGGACGACGACAACTTCCTCCTGGTGCTGCCGGAAACCCCGCTGAAGGACGCGGAGTCACTGGCCCAGAAGCTTGGGCACGACCGTATCGCACTGACCAGCCGGGCAGAGGGTTGGTCGGTCACCTTCACCTGCGCCGAGTGGCGCAAGGGCGATGACACGCGCAAATTGCTCAAACGTCTTCAGGAGGCGGTAACCGCCACCGACTCGTGA
- a CDS encoding twin transmembrane helix small protein has product MLTKTLIVFVLIMIIASLGTAMVYLLKDRERSPRTVKALTARIGMSLALFFLLLLGYRAGILHPHGLKPGPAQASQAEAARAAP; this is encoded by the coding sequence ATGCTGACAAAAACCCTCATCGTCTTCGTGCTGATCATGATCATCGCCAGCCTCGGCACGGCCATGGTCTATTTGCTGAAGGATCGCGAGCGCTCGCCGCGCACCGTCAAGGCCCTCACGGCACGCATCGGCATGTCCCTCGCCTTGTTCTTTCTGCTGCTGCTGGGCTACCGTGCCGGAATCCTCCATCCCCACGGCCTCAAGCCCGGCCCGGCCCAGGCCAGCCAAGCCGAGGCGGCCCGCGCAGCGCCCTGA